The DNA window AGTTGTATTTATGTACATTTGTTTACGTATTTTTGGTCGTTTTAGTTAATGATACTTCATAAAGCTGAATCTCTACTATTATTTTCCAAATGCGGCATCAAAACGTAACGTTTGGTGACAATTTAAAACTGGCATTGATTGTTTTGGGAGGTTGATGGTCTTATTGGCTTATTTGAACGGATATTTccaaatttaaatcaaattgaCAACAATTTTAGAGCATTTTGTTGCGCACACGCATTAGAAGAATCAAAAAAGGAGATTTTTAAAGTGTGGCCAAAATATTACAGGACCAAGATGTTTATTGTACAAGAAAAAAGAAGTCAGAAATAggtgttattttaatttaaaaaattgtatcaTAAAAAAGTTATTACAAGGGAAAAGCCACATTAAGAAAATACCTGAACTTTTAAATGATTGTCTAAGAAACTGGGTTGTTAAAGTAATATTCTCTAAACATTTTTCAGTCAATCTAAGTGGCCTTCATGCTCTGTTATACAAACTGCTCTATTGGCTGCTTTTGCTGTCATAAACCAAAAtgaacacacataaaacaacaGATGTCAACACTGAGGTCACAGATATAGTATTGTGTGTGACAGAAAGGAACCGACACGCAAAACATGTTCTGGTTTTCAGTGAGTCACTGGGATGTCCAGCAAATACTGTAAAGTAAGGCTGTTACAAAGGGGAACTAAAGAGCTCATTGTATTCAAATCCTttgaaaatacaaacaggaaTTTGCCACAGTCACGACGGGCACACTGGTCAAACTGGAAATAGTTGACAAGGACTCGGAGGTGAggcaacatttaaatttatcatgtcagtattttttatgtacattttttatattgtaaaaCAGTCTTCAAGAATAAGCTAAAAATAGACAAGAATTGCTATAGAAATTCTCATAGTTTGAAAGCTtaataaaaagcaaaatgttAAAGTTTAATAATAGTAAGAAATGTCTTAAATGGTGATTTAAAATGTCATGAGTGATCGACTGGAACCTAAGTAACAGTACTGTGCTGTACTTCAGAGAAAGTATTTTtacaactttattttgaaaagtcaacTCGCCAGGCTGACTCTTAATTTGTTAGATTCTTTAATTTCCGGTTATTTGGTCGTAGTATACTAGTGTATGCTAAATTTGAATCTTGAAGGCAAAGCCCACCCTCCCCTGCCGTTGATTGGCTAGATTCCGTCTTGGCTCATGAGGGGTAATGATTGGTTTAAATTCAGGAAACGTTATCTAAGTAGACCAATCGAAGGCGGGTCGTGGCTTCTCAGAAGCAAATTCGAGTTTGTTACTCATTGTAGCTGAGCAACAACGTCCTTTTCAAGGTGTTTCAAGTTACAATATGAACGTAACCGTTTGGTGAATTGTGCTGTACGTGACTAAAAATACGCACATACCAAATTTGACCGTAGGCGAGCGGCTCTGGCTAATCTTAGCTAGTGTTAGCGGCGCTTTTCGGTAGCTTCTAGCGTGGGTAAGTAGCTTCCTGGCTTAGCTTTGGTTAAAGTTTAATCATTAAACTATATTAAAATTACAGTTAATAAGGGTTTCCGCTAATTAGGCTGTGGTTATACGAAAGTATTCCGGGATTTACTCTCGTTCATGTAGTCCGTCTTCATTTAGTAATGTAGTTTCCTGTTAGTTTCAACTGAATATAACCACAAACAACATTAATATAAAATTCATGGGTACTAGCATATCAGTTTCTTCATGTTTGCGGAACACTTATTTCCTAATGACGTGTTGTGCTGTCATTCATTATCCATTAATTACCGAGGTGGGAGAGATCGGGGGTAAACTGTGAAAAAGCTTTATCATAACtcgtccactagatggcgctgttAAAGCTAAGCCTTATACAAGACAGGAgtgaaaatatatttcctgtcatttttatcCTGACGTGTTAGGTTGTAAATGCTTGTGGAATAtttccttcagttttttttttttggctattCAAAAGTATGTGTAATTTTGCATGAACTTACCCAGGAGCAGTGACTGCAGAACAATGGCTGAGTCAGTGGCACACGTGGCACGGAGGATAAATGAAATCGTAGAGGAGGGGAAAGACAGTTTGGGTAAGACTTCAGTGTTCCAGCATCTTTTCAGCATGATTGATGCAATTTTAGAATCAACCACCAGATGGTGATAAAAAACCACAACTACTGTAAACTTGAACTTGGTGtgattatatatacagtaagtacACTATTTCAGTAAACATTCTGTGGTTTAATTAAAACTAATGTCATGTTCGTGTTCTCTGCAGACCTGTCCAACTGCAAGCTCATTTCATTCCCTGACGGTGTGTTCAAGGTCCTGAGGAGTGTGTGCGAAAACATCCGTGTTATCACATTGGCTGACAACGAGATCAAGGCCCTGTCTGGCaacttcttctccatcttcaccGAGCTGAGAGGTAAGGAAAGAGTCCGTCTATACTGTGGATGAAGGCACAGATCATTAATGTTTTTCGAACATATTTCAGAGCTGGACCTCAGAGGCAACAAACTCACAAAACTTCCTGACGCTGTCGCAAAAATGGAGCATTTGACCTGCATCGATGTGGCCAATAACAACTTCACTGTTTTTCCCGACAAGCTGACTGACGTGGCCACGCTAGAGAGGATCAACCTGGAGggaaacaacatcactggtaaTGATATTAAAGtcccaaaaataaaatcagtgcaCACCACTTCTGTTAAGTGTAAAACATCACATAAACAACTCATGCAGCCCTGAGAGGCTACAATGAAGACACAGAAAGGGTGTAAACAACATTTTCTCATATTTACTGCTTTTATTCCTGACCAGAGATACCTGTGGAGAAGCTGTCTGAGATGCCGGCGCTGAAGTGGCTCAACCTCAAGTCGAACCCTCTGGACTCCAGCTCTCAGCTGGCTCTGCAGTCTCCCcataattttgacattttgttgacCACAAACTCCTGAGAGGTGTTGTTTGCTACCTGTAGACTGCATGCTGTGTGCCTTGAACTGCAGATGGAGGCTTCTGTGTGCCTGAAAAGACTGAACTGTTGGAGCCTCAGTCAGAGACGAGACAAGACGTCTTCATCGATTGAGTTTAGAAGTGAAGCTGACTGTTCAGACATTGAGATTTGTGCaatgatttattctttttaatggTCGACAtacttttttccatttaatgaCTTTAAACTGGATGCTTTGCAGCCTGATATTTGTTAAACAACACGGATTGTTTTCATTAGAAATATTGATAAATTCTATTTTAAACAAAGAATTTatcaaaaaagtcaaacaattgtttt is part of the Antennarius striatus isolate MH-2024 chromosome 21, ASM4005453v1, whole genome shotgun sequence genome and encodes:
- the lrrc20 gene encoding leucine-rich repeat-containing protein 20; the protein is MAESVAHVARRINEIVEEGKDSLDLSNCKLISFPDGVFKVLRSVCENIRVITLADNEIKALSGNFFSIFTELRELDLRGNKLTKLPDAVAKMEHLTCIDVANNNFTVFPDKLTDVATLERINLEGNNITEIPVEKLSEMPALKWLNLKSNPLDSSSQLALQSPHNFDILLTTNS